Proteins encoded by one window of Xanthomonas sp. DAR 80977:
- a CDS encoding methylglyoxal synthase produces MRLGLAANRLHHQGKDAALFRWLRACEAGIRELQLGLHAVGRTHEAIARAGWLSGYAPLKRYPFGREGGLMKLVAEVVGLEGAERTLDGAIYFIDPVDPSSIFPEAIALKRQCVIHGKPFISTVASARDWIEMERVHAGLAADAGADDLHALERHTLALIAHDAMKPQMLAFASEHFDLLSRFEQRVATGTTGQRLNELAWSRGWPQGQDWVHRYQSGPMGGDAQIADRVLEKRCQRAIFFEDPHVARQHEADIQLLERAVTTVTDHAVCITSPLVAARWAQAAAKRAATPG; encoded by the coding sequence ATGCGCCTGGGCCTGGCCGCCAACCGACTGCACCACCAGGGCAAGGACGCCGCCCTGTTCCGCTGGCTGCGCGCCTGCGAAGCCGGCATCCGCGAACTGCAGTTGGGCCTGCACGCCGTCGGCCGTACCCACGAGGCGATCGCGCGCGCCGGCTGGCTGTCCGGCTATGCACCGCTCAAGCGCTATCCGTTCGGCCGCGAGGGCGGGCTGATGAAGCTGGTCGCCGAAGTGGTGGGCCTGGAAGGCGCCGAGCGCACCCTCGACGGGGCGATCTACTTCATCGATCCGGTCGATCCCTCGTCGATCTTTCCCGAGGCCATCGCGCTCAAGCGCCAATGCGTGATCCACGGCAAGCCCTTCATCTCCACCGTGGCCAGCGCCCGCGACTGGATCGAGATGGAGCGCGTGCACGCCGGACTGGCGGCGGACGCCGGCGCCGACGACCTGCATGCCCTGGAGCGGCACACCCTGGCGCTGATCGCGCACGATGCGATGAAGCCGCAGATGCTGGCCTTCGCCAGCGAGCATTTCGACCTGTTGTCGCGTTTCGAGCAGCGCGTGGCCACCGGCACCACCGGCCAGCGCCTCAACGAACTGGCCTGGAGCCGCGGCTGGCCGCAGGGACAGGACTGGGTGCACCGCTACCAGAGCGGACCGATGGGCGGCGACGCGCAGATCGCCGACCGCGTGCTGGAAAAGCGCTGCCAACGCGCGATCTTCTTCGAGGATCCGCACGTGGCGCGCCAGCACGAGGCGGACATCCAGCTGCTGGAACGCGCGGTGACCACGGTGACCGACCACGCGGTCTGCATCACCTCGCCGCTGGTCGCCGCGCGCTGGGCGCAGGCTGCGGCAAAACGGGCGGCGACGCCGGGCTGA
- a CDS encoding glycoside hydrolase family 5 protein, whose translation MQRIPPSIAPSRWLLRGSLCLALAACTAAAVAQEPLRYAGVNLAGAEFNSAKKPGVAYKDYMYAADSDYAYVAAQGMNIVRLPFLWERLQPSANGELDAVQLGYLRTAVSRAKSHGLRVILDVHNYAKYNGVRLGSDGTPASVLADLWRRLAIEFGNDDTVIFGLMNEPNGMSSGDWAATAQLAIDAIRDAGAYNLILVPGTAFTGAHSWNSSWYGVSNAQSLVTIEDPVENLVFEVHQYLDQDYSGTSADCVSATIGSEKLQGFTDWLRANGYKGFLGEFGASSNATCMAALDDMLGYVHDNADVWLGWTAWAAGAWWKTDYAFNLQPNKDGTDKPQMSVLSARAKQMVE comes from the coding sequence ATGCAACGCATTCCCCCTTCCATTGCACCCTCGCGCTGGCTGCTGCGCGGATCGCTGTGCCTGGCGCTGGCCGCCTGCACCGCCGCCGCCGTCGCGCAGGAGCCGTTGCGCTACGCCGGCGTCAATCTGGCCGGCGCGGAATTCAACTCCGCCAAGAAGCCCGGCGTGGCCTACAAGGACTACATGTATGCGGCCGACAGCGACTACGCCTACGTCGCCGCGCAGGGCATGAACATCGTGCGCCTGCCGTTCCTGTGGGAGCGCCTGCAGCCCAGCGCCAACGGCGAACTCGATGCCGTCCAGCTCGGCTATCTGCGCACCGCGGTGAGCCGCGCCAAGAGCCACGGGCTGCGCGTGATCCTGGACGTGCACAACTACGCCAAGTACAACGGCGTGCGCCTCGGCAGCGACGGCACGCCGGCCAGCGTGCTGGCCGACCTGTGGCGGCGCCTGGCCATCGAATTCGGCAACGACGACACGGTGATCTTCGGGCTGATGAACGAGCCCAACGGCATGTCCTCCGGCGACTGGGCCGCGACCGCGCAACTGGCGATCGACGCGATCCGCGACGCCGGCGCCTACAACCTGATCCTGGTGCCGGGCACCGCGTTCACCGGCGCGCACAGCTGGAACAGCAGCTGGTACGGCGTCTCCAACGCACAATCGCTGGTGACGATCGAGGATCCGGTCGAAAACCTGGTGTTCGAAGTCCACCAGTACCTGGACCAGGACTACAGCGGCACCAGTGCCGACTGCGTCAGCGCCACCATCGGCTCGGAGAAACTGCAGGGCTTCACCGACTGGCTGCGTGCCAACGGCTACAAGGGCTTCCTCGGCGAATTCGGCGCGAGCAGCAACGCCACCTGCATGGCGGCGCTGGACGACATGCTCGGCTACGTGCACGACAACGCCGACGTGTGGCTGGGCTGGACCGCGTGGGCCGCCGGCGCCTGGTGGAAGACCGATTACGCGTTCAATCTGCAGCCGAACAAGGACGGCACCGACAAGCCGCAGATGAGCGTGCTGTCGGCGCGGGCGAAGCAGATGGTGGAGTAG